A region from the Desulfomarina profundi genome encodes:
- a CDS encoding substrate-binding periplasmic protein: MIQYWKQLNWSVFFFSLLLLSVGFPGQIISARELFTINTADSSPYSTPLNTGIYDQIILKVFDSLGLKVKINHLPSARSIENVDIGLDDAEYARIKGLNEKFKNILPVNEKLLDFSFTAFAKDPRIRITGWNGLKKYNVGFIRGWKIYEINVKNTRSLQVVSSEVELFNMLLKDRVDIILYEKLRGYDFLSKNHISDVFALENPLSVRGMYLYVHKKHENLIPRIEKALREIKQGGEYDDIVGAFIQ; the protein is encoded by the coding sequence ATGATTCAATACTGGAAACAGTTGAACTGGTCTGTCTTTTTCTTTTCTCTGCTATTACTGTCTGTTGGTTTTCCCGGACAGATCATATCTGCCCGGGAACTCTTTACCATCAATACAGCTGACAGTTCTCCCTATTCAACACCTTTAAACACGGGTATTTACGATCAGATTATTCTAAAGGTATTTGATTCACTTGGATTGAAAGTCAAAATCAACCATCTTCCTTCAGCAAGGTCCATTGAAAATGTTGATATAGGGTTGGATGATGCGGAATATGCGAGGATAAAAGGACTCAATGAGAAGTTTAAAAATATCCTCCCTGTCAATGAAAAACTGTTAGATTTTTCTTTCACAGCTTTTGCCAAAGACCCACGCATCAGGATAACGGGGTGGAATGGATTGAAGAAATATAATGTGGGGTTTATCAGAGGATGGAAAATTTATGAAATAAATGTAAAAAACACCAGGTCTCTTCAGGTGGTTTCTTCTGAAGTTGAATTGTTTAATATGCTTTTGAAAGATCGTGTCGATATTATTCTGTATGAAAAATTGCGGGGATATGATTTTCTCAGTAAAAATCATATCTCAGATGTATTTGCCCTGGAAAACCCACTCTCTGTGAGGGGTATGTATCTTTACGTGCATAAAAAACATGAAAACCTTATACCGAGGATTGAGAAGGCACTTCGGGAAATTAAGCAGGGTGGAGAATACGATGATATCGTAGGAGCTTTTATCCAGTAA
- a CDS encoding alginate O-acetyltransferase AlgX-related protein: protein MMNKMCYSLLLLAAGFIFVSTSSSATLTEVARELVAAGGNKSVVEGIDGWLFLKEELAHIAAGKFWGNGAAAATRTRKKQFADPLPAILAYNKALAAKGITLYLMPVPPKSLIYPDKLNAGLTAEAGEERVALYNEFYALLRQDDVRIIDLLPILRKERSLGKQLYCRTDSHFSPAGIELFVDAAAKEIRKSGWYDAVKKREYVQKKQGISIYGDLAGMAEMKDLYEKLEITLVTLQETGKPEKSDPQSPVILLGDSHTLVFHSGGDLHARGAGLFDLLSARLGFALDLLGVRGSGVTPARIKLYQRVKKDRGYLNGKKVLIWCFTARDFTGSGGWRKIPVER, encoded by the coding sequence ATGATGAATAAAATGTGTTACAGCCTGCTGCTTCTTGCCGCGGGATTTATATTTGTATCCACATCTTCTTCTGCTACGCTGACTGAGGTGGCACGGGAGCTGGTAGCTGCAGGTGGAAATAAAAGTGTGGTGGAGGGGATTGACGGCTGGCTGTTCCTGAAAGAAGAGCTTGCCCATATTGCTGCCGGAAAATTCTGGGGCAATGGTGCGGCAGCTGCCACCCGAACCAGGAAAAAGCAGTTTGCTGATCCTCTTCCTGCAATTCTTGCCTATAACAAAGCACTGGCTGCAAAAGGTATCACCCTTTACCTGATGCCTGTTCCTCCCAAAAGTCTCATCTATCCGGATAAACTGAACGCCGGGCTGACAGCCGAAGCAGGAGAGGAACGGGTTGCTCTTTATAACGAGTTTTATGCCCTTCTCCGGCAGGACGATGTGAGGATCATTGATCTTCTGCCCATATTGCGAAAAGAACGCTCTTTGGGGAAACAGTTATATTGCAGGACGGACAGTCATTTTTCTCCAGCAGGGATAGAACTGTTTGTTGATGCTGCGGCGAAAGAGATTCGGAAATCTGGCTGGTATGACGCTGTAAAAAAAAGGGAATACGTACAGAAAAAACAGGGAATATCCATCTATGGCGATCTTGCCGGGATGGCGGAAATGAAAGATCTGTACGAAAAGCTGGAAATTACACTGGTTACACTGCAGGAAACAGGTAAACCGGAAAAGAGTGATCCGCAAAGCCCTGTGATTCTTCTGGGAGACAGCCACACCCTGGTTTTCCACAGTGGAGGTGATCTGCATGCCAGGGGGGCTGGACTGTTTGATTTGTTGTCGGCCCGTCTTGGTTTTGCTCTTGATCTTCTGGGGGTCAGGGGGTCCGGAGTGACTCCCGCACGGATCAAACTGTATCAACGGGTGAAAAAGGACAGAGGCTATCTCAATGGCAAAAAAGTGCTGATCTGGTGTTTTACCGCCAGAGATTTTACCGGCAGCGGAGGATGGCGAAAGATTCCGGTAGAGCGGTAG
- a CDS encoding alginate O-acetyltransferase AlgX-related protein — protein sequence MIKKRLSREERARKEIGYTDISRNTATFLVFSFLLIICLVPLIQVGLNRGGDFGPFFRLQLAEPLPGKRDELSLPEKIDRFDKKIIQNMRKLENSLEEGSFLRKLFLPPIQYVFLQYLGQGNEKVVVGNDTSRFLFYTVGLDYLTGQPFLHPDQLEKRATGHEIWERAVQPDPVAAIIDFRDQLAARSIELLVVPVPVKAGIEPERLVATESFSRPLRNRSWSRFMEKLSAEDITVFDAGAVLVDYSRRKDGAFLQSDTHWQPGAMEAVAGKLADFIKETYTLSPGKNDFSLQPVTVHNSGDIARMLTLPESVAVLNEQEVVVNQVLGEEGAYVKADPENSILLLGDSFTNIFSFRGLHWSFAGGLAEHLSYHLGQVVDCLARNDSGAYATRELLAADLARGRDRLAGKRLVIWEFSERELSSGDWKILPMELQEPLDNGFFAVENGENTVVIGRVASISSSPKPGSVPYIDNLITLQLVDLRDRDGTRIDPDQALVYGWGMRSNKLKPLATVRPGDEIRLALSPWEEKESEYGGFRRSPLADDMIELETPNWGELIHDE from the coding sequence ATGATAAAGAAGCGACTCTCAAGAGAGGAAAGAGCAAGAAAAGAGATTGGGTATACCGATATCAGTCGCAATACAGCCACTTTTCTGGTGTTTTCTTTTCTCCTGATAATCTGTTTGGTTCCATTGATACAGGTTGGTCTGAACAGGGGTGGAGACTTCGGACCGTTTTTTCGTCTGCAACTGGCGGAGCCCCTGCCCGGTAAGAGAGATGAATTGTCGCTGCCGGAAAAAATTGATCGTTTTGATAAAAAAATAATTCAAAACATGCGAAAGCTGGAAAATTCTCTTGAAGAGGGGTCTTTCCTTCGCAAGTTGTTTCTTCCACCGATTCAGTATGTTTTTCTGCAGTACCTGGGACAGGGGAACGAGAAGGTGGTTGTTGGCAACGATACATCACGGTTTTTGTTTTATACAGTGGGGCTTGATTATTTGACAGGACAGCCCTTTCTCCACCCTGACCAGCTGGAAAAACGTGCAACGGGCCATGAGATATGGGAAAGGGCAGTTCAGCCGGACCCAGTGGCAGCCATTATCGATTTCCGAGACCAGCTTGCGGCCAGGTCCATTGAACTGCTTGTGGTTCCCGTTCCTGTCAAGGCGGGTATTGAACCGGAACGGCTTGTGGCGACAGAATCGTTTTCCCGGCCCCTGCGTAATCGCTCCTGGTCCCGGTTCATGGAAAAACTGTCTGCGGAAGATATAACTGTTTTTGATGCTGGAGCTGTACTGGTAGACTATTCCCGGAGAAAAGATGGGGCGTTTCTGCAATCCGATACTCACTGGCAGCCGGGGGCCATGGAGGCTGTTGCCGGGAAACTGGCAGATTTTATAAAGGAAACATATACTCTTTCACCTGGAAAAAATGATTTTTCGTTGCAGCCTGTTACAGTGCACAACTCAGGGGATATCGCCCGCATGCTGACCCTGCCGGAGAGCGTGGCAGTGTTGAATGAGCAGGAGGTTGTTGTCAATCAGGTACTGGGGGAGGAGGGCGCTTACGTGAAGGCTGATCCGGAAAATTCCATATTGTTACTGGGCGATTCCTTTACGAATATTTTTTCGTTCAGAGGTTTGCACTGGTCCTTTGCCGGTGGACTGGCGGAGCATCTCAGTTATCATCTCGGGCAGGTGGTTGATTGTCTTGCTAGAAACGATTCCGGGGCCTATGCCACAAGAGAGCTGCTTGCCGCAGATCTTGCCAGGGGGCGCGACCGGTTGGCCGGCAAACGGCTGGTTATCTGGGAGTTTTCTGAAAGAGAGCTTTCATCGGGTGATTGGAAGATCCTGCCCATGGAGCTGCAGGAACCGTTGGATAACGGGTTTTTTGCAGTGGAGAATGGAGAAAACACAGTTGTTATTGGTCGGGTCGCGTCAATTTCCTCATCACCGAAACCCGGATCAGTGCCGTATATTGATAACCTGATAACTCTTCAGCTTGTTGATTTACGTGACAGAGATGGTACGCGTATTGATCCGGATCAGGCCCTTGTTTATGGATGGGGAATGAGAAGCAATAAGTTGAAGCCACTGGCCACTGTACGACCGGGGGATGAAATACGGCTTGCTCTTTCTCCATGGGAAGAAAAAGAGAGTGAATATGGAGGCTTTCGTCGCAGCCCCCTGGCTGATGATATGATTGAACTTGAAACACCCAACTGGGGAGAACTCATTCATGATGAATAA
- a CDS encoding MBOAT family O-acyltransferase encodes MVFSSHIFLFYFLPLSLLFYYCTPVRWKNSILTGISYVFYGWSNPLFTLLMFASTLVDYFCGLIISSSETGRESRRKIALSVSIVSNLSLLGFFKYTGFVLESYNQLFALVGAADVDPAPVLRFLLPLGISFYTFQSMSYTIDVYRGEARAIRNFPDFACFVAMFPQLVAGPIIRFQEVADQLAVRVHSSEKFARGVAFFSLGMAKKVLLANPCGKIADLTFSAGSLHWLDSWYGIVAYSFQIYFDFSGYSDMAIGLGLMFGFVFAKNFDSPYRSASITEFWRRWHISLSTWLKQYLYIPLGGNRRGTTRTAINLAIVMLLGGLWHGASWNFVIWGAFHGILLGVERGFGRKPLYFFLPKFLRVGVTFILVLIAWVFFRADSFTIAFDYLASMFGIGVVPQTSLLLKGMIYTPYYLFAMAAGALVIWWMPQSWDWSRKLTPAKAVTVLLVLLVSVAVLSMQSYNPFIYFNF; translated from the coding sequence ATGGTTTTTTCCTCCCATATATTTCTATTTTATTTCCTGCCCCTGAGTCTTCTTTTTTATTATTGCACTCCGGTGCGCTGGAAAAACAGTATTCTTACCGGGATCAGTTACGTTTTTTACGGCTGGTCGAATCCGCTTTTTACCCTGTTGATGTTTGCTTCAACCCTGGTGGATTATTTTTGTGGTCTGATCATAAGCAGTTCGGAAACGGGGCGGGAGAGTCGCCGAAAAATTGCCTTGTCGGTTTCCATTGTTTCCAACCTCTCTCTGCTTGGATTTTTTAAATACACCGGTTTTGTCCTTGAATCCTACAATCAGTTGTTTGCCCTTGTGGGTGCGGCAGATGTCGATCCAGCTCCGGTTCTCAGGTTTCTGTTACCCCTGGGTATCAGCTTTTATACTTTCCAGTCCATGAGCTATACCATTGATGTGTATCGCGGGGAGGCTCGGGCTATTCGGAATTTTCCAGATTTTGCCTGTTTTGTGGCCATGTTTCCCCAACTGGTGGCCGGGCCGATCATACGTTTCCAGGAGGTGGCTGATCAACTTGCGGTCCGGGTCCATTCCAGTGAAAAGTTTGCCCGTGGTGTTGCCTTTTTCAGCCTGGGAATGGCCAAAAAAGTACTGCTGGCAAATCCCTGTGGAAAAATTGCGGATCTCACTTTTTCTGCTGGTTCCCTGCACTGGCTTGACAGCTGGTATGGTATTGTTGCCTACAGTTTTCAGATCTATTTTGATTTCAGTGGCTATTCCGATATGGCAATCGGTCTCGGTTTGATGTTCGGCTTTGTTTTTGCGAAGAATTTTGACTCTCCCTATCGTTCCGCTTCCATCACCGAATTCTGGCGTCGCTGGCATATATCCCTTTCCACATGGCTGAAACAATACCTGTATATTCCCCTTGGCGGTAATCGCAGGGGAACGACGAGAACCGCCATAAACCTTGCCATTGTCATGCTGCTTGGGGGATTGTGGCATGGTGCATCCTGGAACTTTGTCATATGGGGTGCTTTTCATGGAATATTGCTCGGAGTGGAACGGGGTTTTGGCAGAAAGCCGCTCTATTTTTTCCTGCCGAAATTTCTGCGTGTCGGGGTCACCTTTATCCTGGTTCTGATTGCCTGGGTCTTTTTCAGGGCGGACAGTTTTACCATTGCCTTTGATTATCTGGCTTCCATGTTCGGTATTGGCGTGGTACCGCAAACCTCACTTCTGCTCAAGGGGATGATTTATACTCCATACTACCTGTTTGCCATGGCTGCTGGAGCTCTGGTTATCTGGTGGATGCCCCAGAGCTGGGACTGGTCGAGAAAACTCACGCCTGCTAAGGCCGTCACTGTTCTGCTTGTCCTGCTGGTTTCTGTTGCCGTGCTCAGTATGCAGTCTTATAATCCGTTTATCTATTTTAACTTCTAG
- a CDS encoding TolB family protein — protein sequence MNKIFMAGLYLVLFSTFAMSADSSVVGQWTGKHTRLVWVQDQGKGADTFARGLQLMLYGYDSLDGKGERPLVPDMGNFFKPLFTPDGSHVVFSDRRTRQMYLVEWESGRVTKLGSGVAVEVWQEPAEEKSFFSGKPETWIYYFDGNQPENKYGTSQPLFRVSLDNPKKKERVWDKTRMAWSNMQLSKDGTILGGLFPWPHGGVLHMKDKKWQRLGRGCWTSLSPDNSKLLWIFDGLHRNVQIHDVVNGGSWKVSINGADAVNGYEIYHPRWSNHPRFFVVTGPYEKGDGGNRIGGGGEKVEIFIGRLDTGAKAVEDWLQVTDNSRADFYPDLWIEGGEKARLADAVQAVATKHLQAWPTVRDNLLFVWENMKGTNQLPAGSPVGFQQCSVQLRGQALFTRNLQLMSRGGWGETGETGRLAGEAINRSGQMSIELLYTPLGSDATLVSFLHENKPVYRLRQEKNDLVAETFSGNNSKTVRWRNIFKSHGPMYLVVNNDGRIIELFNNGISLGKQNLFIDFNAFTKTDLVLGMAGDRDGGLFENLALYNRVAKTSEVAGNYFLLKQKTAKRKQVKRLKMKAVLLERTEIPSPDSLGAYRRALVVNSYKIKKLLEGQYSEDQIVVAEWVVLDRRIIKTYSDRKQVETLILEKFDDHPELEGERQMMDIFEPDLEMYYRIDHALISEPRQE from the coding sequence GTGAATAAAATTTTTATGGCTGGTCTTTATTTAGTACTGTTTTCAACGTTTGCGATGTCGGCTGACAGTTCTGTTGTCGGGCAGTGGACAGGAAAACATACCAGGCTGGTCTGGGTTCAGGACCAGGGAAAGGGAGCAGATACCTTTGCCCGAGGGCTGCAGTTGATGCTCTATGGATATGACTCTCTGGACGGAAAAGGCGAGAGACCACTGGTGCCTGACATGGGGAATTTTTTTAAACCTCTTTTTACCCCTGATGGCAGCCATGTGGTTTTCTCAGATCGCAGAACCCGTCAAATGTACCTGGTTGAGTGGGAAAGTGGTCGGGTTACGAAACTGGGCTCCGGTGTAGCGGTAGAGGTCTGGCAGGAGCCCGCGGAAGAGAAAAGTTTTTTTTCCGGGAAACCTGAAACCTGGATTTATTATTTTGACGGTAATCAACCCGAGAATAAATACGGTACATCCCAACCTCTTTTCAGGGTTTCCCTGGATAATCCGAAAAAGAAAGAACGTGTCTGGGATAAAACCCGTATGGCCTGGTCAAATATGCAACTCTCAAAAGATGGGACGATCCTGGGAGGACTATTCCCCTGGCCCCATGGGGGTGTACTGCATATGAAGGATAAAAAATGGCAGAGACTTGGCAGGGGATGCTGGACTTCTCTCAGTCCCGATAACTCCAAACTGCTCTGGATTTTTGACGGGCTTCATCGCAATGTACAAATTCATGATGTTGTAAATGGGGGAAGCTGGAAGGTCTCCATTAATGGTGCGGATGCAGTCAACGGTTATGAGATTTATCATCCAAGATGGAGCAATCACCCCAGGTTTTTCGTGGTAACCGGCCCCTACGAAAAGGGGGACGGTGGCAACAGGATCGGTGGTGGAGGTGAGAAGGTAGAGATCTTTATCGGCCGCCTTGATACCGGGGCAAAAGCAGTAGAGGACTGGTTGCAGGTAACAGATAACAGTCGTGCTGACTTTTATCCGGATCTCTGGATAGAAGGTGGAGAAAAGGCACGACTGGCTGATGCGGTTCAGGCTGTGGCTACCAAACATCTACAGGCATGGCCGACAGTCAGGGATAATTTACTGTTTGTCTGGGAAAATATGAAAGGGACCAATCAGTTGCCTGCCGGCAGTCCCGTCGGTTTTCAGCAGTGCAGTGTACAGTTGCGGGGGCAGGCCCTGTTTACCCGGAATCTTCAGTTGATGAGCCGTGGTGGCTGGGGAGAAACGGGTGAGACCGGCAGACTGGCTGGAGAGGCAATCAACCGTTCGGGACAGATGTCCATTGAATTGCTCTATACTCCCCTTGGCAGCGATGCCACCCTGGTTTCATTTCTTCATGAAAATAAACCGGTTTATCGTCTCAGGCAGGAAAAGAATGATCTGGTTGCAGAAACTTTTAGCGGGAACAATTCTAAAACAGTTCGCTGGAGAAATATTTTTAAATCCCACGGCCCCATGTACCTGGTGGTGAACAATGACGGTCGGATTATTGAACTCTTCAACAATGGCATCAGCCTTGGGAAACAAAATCTTTTTATTGATTTCAATGCATTTACGAAAACTGATCTGGTTTTGGGAATGGCGGGTGACAGGGATGGAGGACTTTTTGAAAACTTGGCTCTTTATAACAGGGTCGCAAAAACCTCGGAAGTTGCCGGTAACTACTTTCTGCTCAAACAGAAAACAGCGAAGAGAAAACAGGTAAAACGATTGAAAATGAAAGCGGTTCTGCTGGAAAGAACAGAGATCCCGTCACCAGACTCTCTCGGGGCCTACCGCCGGGCTCTTGTGGTCAACAGTTATAAGATAAAAAAACTGCTTGAAGGACAATACTCAGAAGATCAAATTGTTGTTGCTGAATGGGTAGTGCTGGACAGAAGGATAATCAAAACATATTCTGACAGGAAACAGGTGGAGACCCTTATCCTGGAAAAATTTGATGATCACCCTGAATTGGAGGGAGAACGCCAGATGATGGATATTTTTGAGCCGGATCTGGAAATGTATTACAGGATAGATCACGCACTGATTTCAGAACCCAGGCAGGAATAG
- a CDS encoding acyltransferase, translating into MVSEESKIEKIPLVEQLHSGGGSAFSRYKNKAAGEVSFVKLLGYEFYHVVLANLGGAAGYLMRKIFAGSFFKEVGSSLILGRGLVIRHPGKIRIGNSVAIDDYVFLDASGSGEKGVRLGDNVILSRNCVVQGKAGPVVLDNRVDVGCNTVFSSVAGIFVGQATIIAGNCYVGGGRYYHDELDVPIMDQGGCSHGPVSIGPMSWIGAGAVILDGVTLGKGVIVGAGSVVTKDVPDFGVVAGVPARLLRIRKGDGSE; encoded by the coding sequence ATGGTTTCAGAAGAGTCAAAAATAGAAAAGATTCCCTTGGTTGAGCAGTTGCACAGTGGTGGCGGATCCGCTTTTTCCAGGTATAAAAACAAGGCCGCGGGGGAAGTCTCCTTTGTGAAATTACTGGGGTATGAATTTTATCATGTAGTTCTTGCCAATCTCGGCGGGGCTGCAGGGTATCTGATGCGAAAAATCTTTGCCGGTTCATTCTTTAAAGAGGTCGGCAGCAGCCTTATTCTCGGACGTGGTCTGGTGATCCGACATCCCGGGAAGATCAGGATAGGTAACAGTGTTGCCATTGATGATTATGTGTTTCTTGATGCCAGCGGCAGTGGAGAGAAAGGTGTTCGTCTGGGAGATAATGTTATTCTTTCCAGAAACTGTGTTGTCCAGGGAAAAGCAGGTCCTGTTGTTTTGGATAATCGGGTGGATGTGGGGTGTAATACCGTGTTTTCCTCGGTCGCAGGAATTTTTGTGGGACAGGCGACAATTATAGCCGGAAACTGTTACGTCGGTGGAGGCAGATATTACCATGATGAACTGGATGTGCCGATAATGGATCAGGGTGGTTGTTCCCACGGACCCGTTTCCATAGGACCAATGAGTTGGATCGGTGCCGGAGCAGTCATACTGGATGGTGTGACTCTGGGGAAAGGTGTGATAGTCGGTGCCGGCTCTGTTGTAACAAAAGATGTGCCCGACTTTGGGGTCGTCGCAGGTGTTCCGGCCAGGCTGCTTCGGATAAGAAAAGGGGATGGCAGTGAATAA
- a CDS encoding DUF2142 domain-containing protein has translation MNRRMQYVNILILCLLAMGLYYLFFIKTAHVVVDLVVTEKTDFKIYWARAGQPYSEEHMSMVIARPGRNHYSFFLTDIGKLARLRIDTHRYKGEATLRRLKIEQEGYASYVFAAPRDFRQLVPLAQIEEFTIDRNGIRVVSTGEDPNFELRIQPEYRGISYFSVAVRFLVISFFVFLVYRGGTHLSRNFLFVPLFLFGAWILIITMAGISERNVHPDEYVHLYATQYYDDHWLPPHLEDESVRQTYSVYGVSRLNNGEVYYFFSGKFHKLLEGFKIPEYFSLRLFNVLLFGLILLYTVGSRCARLVAIPLLLSPQIWYVFSYCDSDAFALFVTFLVGCELVSPSSFMRRFLEKRRCPYLCGLVLLGSLLGCLFLLKKNYYPFVAFFYLCLGAQLFFTLSAETRKRAMKRLLAISVVGLILFGMRVGADYVVNGLDRNEKIRVLQEERAHPWYKPSTELHNKHVSLYRKARGTTLKEMVTVERWFERSFQSAFGVFGYFTISAPLPYYDLVRWTGAALLVFVFGSIFLRGGVVESGLALSVLCLSSALIAVSLYHSWTVDFQAQGRYLFPIIPMLGILYARTYRVIYQPVLLLGVTCMYMLGVYAFIFEALLRIPKVVFH, from the coding sequence ATGAATCGGCGGATGCAGTATGTGAATATCCTTATCCTGTGTCTGCTTGCCATGGGACTGTATTATCTGTTTTTTATAAAGACAGCCCATGTGGTGGTCGATCTTGTCGTCACAGAAAAAACCGATTTTAAAATATACTGGGCCAGGGCCGGGCAACCATATTCAGAGGAACACATGTCCATGGTCATTGCCCGGCCTGGGAGAAATCACTACAGTTTTTTTCTGACGGACATAGGAAAGCTTGCGCGACTGCGGATCGATACACATCGATACAAAGGAGAGGCGACCCTGCGACGCCTGAAAATAGAACAGGAAGGGTACGCTTCTTATGTTTTTGCAGCTCCCCGGGACTTCAGGCAGTTGGTTCCGCTGGCTCAGATAGAAGAATTTACGATTGACAGGAATGGAATAAGGGTTGTCTCAACCGGGGAAGACCCGAATTTTGAGTTGCGTATCCAACCGGAGTACAGGGGGATTTCTTATTTCAGTGTTGCGGTTCGCTTTCTGGTCATCAGTTTTTTTGTTTTTCTTGTTTATCGGGGTGGTACTCACCTTTCCCGTAATTTTCTTTTTGTTCCTCTTTTTCTTTTTGGTGCGTGGATTCTCATTATCACCATGGCCGGCATAAGTGAGCGTAATGTCCACCCCGATGAATATGTACACCTCTATGCAACTCAATATTATGATGATCACTGGTTACCGCCCCATCTTGAGGATGAGTCTGTCCGGCAGACTTACAGTGTTTATGGGGTGTCCAGACTGAATAATGGAGAAGTCTATTACTTTTTTTCAGGTAAGTTCCATAAGCTGCTGGAAGGATTTAAAATCCCGGAATATTTTTCCCTGAGGCTGTTCAATGTTCTGCTTTTCGGCTTGATTCTTCTCTACACAGTCGGGAGCAGGTGTGCGAGATTGGTAGCAATACCATTGCTGCTGTCACCGCAGATCTGGTATGTTTTCAGCTACTGTGACTCGGATGCTTTTGCTCTTTTTGTTACTTTTCTTGTTGGTTGTGAGCTTGTCAGCCCATCCAGTTTTATGCGACGATTCCTGGAAAAACGACGCTGTCCCTATCTTTGTGGTCTGGTTCTCCTCGGCAGTCTTCTGGGGTGCCTTTTTCTGCTGAAGAAAAATTATTACCCTTTTGTCGCCTTTTTTTATCTGTGCCTTGGAGCACAGCTCTTTTTTACCTTATCTGCGGAGACGAGGAAAAGAGCCATGAAAAGGCTGCTTGCAATTTCTGTTGTGGGTCTCATTCTGTTTGGCATGAGAGTGGGAGCCGACTATGTCGTCAATGGTCTTGATCGCAATGAAAAAATAAGGGTATTACAGGAAGAGCGGGCTCATCCATGGTATAAACCGAGCACTGAATTGCATAATAAACATGTTTCCCTGTATCGAAAAGCCAGGGGTACGACCCTGAAAGAGATGGTGACTGTTGAGCGTTGGTTTGAGCGTTCATTCCAGAGCGCATTCGGGGTGTTCGGGTATTTTACCATTTCTGCTCCCCTGCCATATTATGACCTGGTGCGCTGGACAGGTGCAGCCTTGCTGGTTTTTGTTTTCGGATCAATTTTTTTGCGGGGTGGAGTCGTGGAAAGTGGTCTTGCACTCTCAGTACTTTGCCTGTCTTCAGCCCTGATAGCTGTTTCCCTTTACCATTCCTGGACTGTCGATTTTCAGGCCCAGGGAAGGTATCTCTTCCCCATTATTCCTATGCTTGGTATTCTGTATGCCAGAACGTACCGGGTCATTTACCAGCCTGTTCTGCTTCTGGGGGTAACCTGCATGTATATGCTTGGCGTATATGCCTTTATCTTTGAGGCCCTGCTGCGAATCCCTAAAGTCGTGTTTCACTGA
- the eno gene encoding phosphopyruvate hydratase: MTTVITSVSALEILDSRGNPTVRVFVETDSGTRVSASVPSGASTGENEAIELRDKDNSRYNGKGVLDAVNNVNRIIAPAITGQPVSEQVHIDRIMKKLDGTENKSNLGANAILGVSMAVARAGAESAGLPLYRYLGGNTARRIPVPAMNIINGGEHADNNVDFQEFMAVPIGAPSFREGLRSIAETFHRLKTLLKNRNLATGVGDEGGFAPDLENNEAAMDIIMEAIEQAGYKPGKDISISLDSAASSFSPDLTSKYELKWSGEGKMNSDEMISLCRDWIKKYPIVSWEDPLAENDWNGFRKLTEKVGQSIDIVGDDIFVTNTKYIAKGIKEKTANSVLIKLNQIGTVTEAIDAVQMCREAGWRYFISHRSGETEDTFLADFAVAMGGGQLKTGSASRSERIAKYNRLLEIEMELGAMRCIIGRK; the protein is encoded by the coding sequence ATGACAACTGTAATCACATCCGTCAGTGCCCTGGAAATTCTGGACTCCCGTGGCAATCCGACTGTAAGAGTTTTTGTGGAAACCGATTCCGGTACCAGAGTTTCCGCTTCGGTTCCTTCTGGCGCCAGTACCGGCGAAAACGAAGCAATTGAGCTGCGTGATAAGGACAATAGCCGATATAATGGTAAGGGAGTGTTGGATGCCGTCAATAATGTTAACAGGATTATCGCTCCTGCAATAACAGGGCAACCTGTTTCAGAACAGGTCCATATCGATAGAATAATGAAAAAACTTGACGGTACGGAAAATAAATCAAATCTCGGGGCAAATGCTATCCTCGGCGTTTCAATGGCTGTGGCCAGAGCTGGCGCAGAATCAGCCGGACTGCCTTTGTACAGGTACCTCGGCGGTAATACTGCCAGGCGTATTCCAGTCCCTGCCATGAATATCATTAATGGTGGAGAACATGCTGACAATAATGTTGATTTTCAGGAATTTATGGCTGTTCCCATCGGTGCACCAAGCTTTAGAGAAGGATTGCGATCCATTGCCGAAACTTTCCACAGATTGAAAACGCTGCTGAAAAACAGAAACCTGGCCACTGGAGTGGGAGACGAAGGAGGTTTCGCTCCAGATCTCGAAAACAATGAAGCCGCAATGGATATCATCATGGAAGCCATTGAGCAGGCTGGATACAAACCAGGGAAAGATATCTCCATCTCTCTTGACAGTGCTGCCAGCTCGTTTTCCCCCGACCTGACATCGAAGTATGAACTGAAATGGTCTGGAGAAGGGAAGATGAATTCGGACGAGATGATCTCCCTCTGCAGGGACTGGATCAAAAAATATCCCATTGTCTCCTGGGAAGATCCTCTGGCAGAAAATGACTGGAATGGTTTTCGAAAACTGACTGAAAAAGTTGGTCAGTCTATTGATATAGTAGGGGATGATATCTTTGTAACAAATACAAAATACATCGCAAAAGGTATCAAGGAAAAAACTGCTAACTCTGTTCTCATCAAGCTCAATCAGATTGGAACTGTTACTGAAGCCATTGATGCTGTTCAAATGTGCAGGGAAGCCGGCTGGCGATACTTCATTTCCCACCGTTCCGGAGAAACCGAGGATACATTTCTGGCTGACTTTGCCGTAGCCATGGGTGGCGGCCAGTTAAAAACCGGCTCAGCTTCAAGAAGTGAACGTATTGCCAAATATAACCGACTCCTTGAAATAGAAATGGAACTTGGGGCAATGCGTTGTATTATTGGTAGGAAGTAA